A region of Streptomyces sp. NBC_00654 DNA encodes the following proteins:
- the hutI gene encoding imidazolonepropionase: MTTTAITNIASLVTNDPSLGNGTPLGLIQDAAVVIEGDRIVWTGESSKAPATDNAVDADGRAVIPGFVDSHSHLLFAGDRTQEFNARMSGRPYSAGGIRTTVAATRAASDDELSANVARYLAEALRQGTTTFETKSGYGLTVEDEARALRIAARHTDEVTYLGAHVVPADYADDPAGYVDLVTGPMLNACAPHARWIDVFCEKGAFDGDQARAILTAGKASGLHPRVHANQLTYGPGVQLAVELDAASADHCTHLTDADVDALGQGGTVATLLPGAEFSTRAHWPDARRILDAGATVALSTDCNPGSSFTSSMPFCVALAVRDMGMTPDEALWSATAGGAAALRRTDVGRIAPGARADLVLLDAPSHVHLAYRPGVPLVSAVWQRGERAL; this comes from the coding sequence ATGACGACGACCGCCATCACCAACATCGCCAGCCTGGTCACCAACGACCCCTCCCTCGGAAACGGGACCCCCCTGGGCCTGATCCAGGACGCGGCCGTCGTCATCGAGGGCGACCGCATCGTCTGGACCGGTGAATCAAGCAAAGCACCCGCCACTGACAACGCCGTCGACGCGGACGGCCGGGCCGTGATCCCCGGCTTCGTCGACTCCCACTCCCACCTCCTCTTCGCGGGCGACCGCACCCAGGAGTTCAACGCCCGGATGTCCGGCCGCCCCTACTCCGCGGGCGGCATCCGGACCACGGTCGCCGCCACCCGGGCGGCCTCCGACGACGAGCTCTCCGCCAACGTCGCCCGCTACCTCGCCGAGGCCCTGCGCCAGGGCACCACCACGTTCGAGACCAAGTCCGGCTACGGCCTCACCGTCGAGGACGAGGCGCGTGCCCTGCGCATCGCCGCCCGCCACACCGACGAGGTGACCTACCTCGGCGCCCATGTCGTGCCCGCCGACTACGCCGACGACCCGGCGGGCTACGTCGACCTCGTCACCGGCCCGATGCTGAACGCCTGTGCCCCGCACGCCCGTTGGATCGACGTCTTCTGCGAGAAGGGCGCCTTCGACGGCGACCAGGCCCGCGCGATCCTCACGGCGGGCAAGGCCAGTGGCCTCCACCCCCGCGTCCACGCCAATCAGCTGACGTACGGCCCCGGGGTCCAGCTCGCCGTCGAGCTCGACGCCGCCTCCGCCGACCACTGCACCCATCTCACCGACGCCGACGTCGACGCCCTCGGCCAGGGCGGCACGGTCGCCACGCTGCTCCCGGGCGCCGAGTTCTCCACCCGTGCGCACTGGCCCGACGCCCGTCGCATCCTCGACGCGGGCGCGACCGTCGCGCTCTCCACGGACTGCAATCCGGGCTCCTCGTTCACGTCCTCGATGCCGTTCTGCGTCGCGCTCGCCGTACGGGACATGGGCATGACCCCCGACGAGGCGCTCTGGTCCGCCACCGCGGGCGGCGCCGCCGCGCTGCGCCGTACGGACGTCGGCCGTATCGCGCCCGGCGCCCGCGCCGACCTCGTCCTCCTCGACGCGCCCAGCCATGTCCACCTCGCCTACCGGCCGGGAGTCCCGCTGGTCAGCGCCGTGTGGCAGCGCGGCGAACGCGCCCTCTGA
- a CDS encoding allantoate amidohydrolase, whose protein sequence is MWRELAPVGRHADSGGYRRYAWSGADADCRAWFREQAESRGLTHEVDRNGNQWAWLGDPLAGDAVVTGSHLDSVPDGGAFDGPLGVVSSFAALDELRRRGVEFTRPLAITNFGDEEGARFGLACVGSRLAAGQLTMRDAHRLRDADGISLPAAMEAAGYDPEAIGPDPERLARIGAFVELHVEQGRALDLSGDPVGIASAIWPHGRWRFDFRGEANHAGTTRLADRRDPMLTYAETVLAARREAELTGALATFGKIAVEPNGVNAIPSLVRGWLDSRAADQATLDAVVTGIERAAREHAERAGIDLDVVRESFTPVVEFEHALRDELARILEGGRGAGRDTGDTGRAVPVLGTGAGHDAGILSASVPTAMLFVRNPTGISHSPAEHAAEDDCATGVIALADVLEGLACS, encoded by the coding sequence ATGTGGCGCGAGCTCGCGCCCGTCGGGCGGCACGCCGACAGCGGTGGATACCGGCGGTACGCCTGGTCCGGTGCCGACGCCGACTGCCGGGCCTGGTTCCGGGAGCAGGCCGAGTCGCGCGGGCTCACCCACGAGGTCGACCGGAACGGCAACCAGTGGGCCTGGCTCGGCGACCCCCTGGCCGGCGACGCCGTGGTCACCGGATCGCACCTCGACTCCGTACCGGACGGCGGTGCCTTCGACGGCCCCCTCGGTGTCGTGTCCTCCTTCGCCGCGCTCGATGAACTCCGCCGCAGGGGAGTGGAGTTCACCCGGCCGCTGGCCATCACCAACTTCGGTGACGAGGAGGGCGCCCGCTTCGGTCTCGCCTGCGTCGGCTCCCGGCTCGCCGCCGGACAGCTGACCATGAGGGACGCCCACCGGCTGCGTGACGCCGACGGGATCAGCCTCCCCGCGGCCATGGAGGCCGCCGGATACGACCCCGAGGCCATCGGCCCCGATCCGGAACGCCTCGCCAGGATCGGCGCGTTCGTCGAACTCCATGTGGAGCAGGGCCGCGCCCTCGACCTCAGCGGTGACCCGGTCGGGATCGCCTCCGCCATCTGGCCCCACGGCCGCTGGCGGTTCGACTTCCGGGGGGAGGCCAACCACGCGGGCACCACGCGCCTCGCCGACCGGCGCGACCCCATGCTCACGTACGCCGAAACGGTGCTGGCCGCCCGCCGCGAGGCCGAACTGACCGGCGCCCTCGCCACCTTCGGCAAGATCGCGGTCGAGCCGAACGGGGTCAACGCCATCCCCTCCCTCGTACGCGGCTGGCTCGACTCCCGCGCCGCCGACCAGGCCACACTCGACGCCGTCGTCACCGGGATCGAGCGCGCCGCCCGGGAGCACGCCGAACGGGCCGGGATCGATCTGGATGTCGTACGGGAGTCCTTCACCCCCGTGGTGGAGTTCGAGCACGCCCTGCGCGACGAGCTCGCCAGGATCCTCGAAGGCGGCCGGGGAGCGGGACGCGACACCGGCGACACGGGGCGCGCCGTGCCCGTCCTCGGCACCGGCGCGGGCCATGACGCGGGTATTTTGTCCGCTTCGGTGCCTACCGCCATGCTGTTCGTACGGAACCCCACCGGAATCTCGCACTCGCCGGCCGAGCACGCCGCCGAGGACGACTGCGCGACCGGGGTGATCGCCCTCGCCGACGTACTGGAAGGACTCGCGTGCAGCTGA
- a CDS encoding GtrA family protein, which yields MSERGALRTRLDLLAREVAKFGAVGAFGLVVNIAVSNLIWRTTDIPVVRAGLMATCIAILFNYVGFRHWTYRDRDKTGRTRELMLFLLFSAVGAVIETGVLYVATYGFGWNSPVQSNVFKILGIGIATLFRFWSYRTWVFKALPAKEAVLSAEKFLEQRGPSDPMTPGTAAPGTVRR from the coding sequence ATGAGCGAACGGGGCGCACTGCGGACCCGGCTTGATCTGCTGGCCCGGGAGGTCGCCAAGTTCGGCGCGGTCGGCGCGTTCGGCCTCGTGGTCAATATCGCCGTCTCCAACCTGATCTGGCGCACCACGGACATTCCGGTGGTGCGGGCAGGTCTGATGGCGACCTGCATCGCCATCCTCTTCAACTACGTGGGCTTCCGCCACTGGACCTACCGGGACCGCGACAAGACCGGCCGGACCCGCGAACTGATGCTGTTCCTGCTGTTCAGCGCGGTGGGCGCGGTGATCGAGACCGGTGTGCTGTACGTGGCGACGTACGGCTTCGGCTGGAACAGCCCGGTCCAGAGCAACGTCTTCAAGATCCTCGGCATCGGGATCGCCACGCTGTTCCGCTTCTGGTCCTACCGCACCTGGGTGTTCAAGGCGCTGCCCGCCAAGGAGGCCGTGCTCAGCGCGGAGAAGTTTCTGGAACAGCGAGGACCGTCCGACCCGATGACCCCGGGCACCGCCGCACCGGGCACCGTACGCCGCTGA
- a CDS encoding formimidoylglutamate deiminase has product MQLTTEPTGRPVTATYWMSHAWLGTHVEPGVTLDVAGDRIAGVRTGVGTPPPGATALHGLTLPGLANTHSHAFHRALRSTVQVGSGTFWTWRELMYQAASRLTPDTYFDLARATYAEMALAGITSVGEFHYLHHAPGGTPYDNPNAMGEALIAAAAEAGIRITLLDTAYLAAGFGEKPNRHQLRFSDRTADAWAERASLLKGDDHTLIGAAIHSVRAVPAAQLATVAQWAEERRAPLHVHLSEQTAENDACRTAHGRTPTRLLADHGVLGPRTTGIHNTHLTAEDIELIGSSATGTCMCPTTERDLADGIGPAAALQRAGSPLSLGSDSHAVIDLFEEARAMELNERLRTHRRGHWTAAALLRAASADGHAALGRPDAGTLEPGAPADLTTVALDSVRTAGPVPRLGAEAAVFAASAADVRHTVVGGRHIVRDGLHTRIEDVPGALAAAVAALHS; this is encoded by the coding sequence GTGCAGCTGACAACGGAGCCCACCGGCAGGCCCGTCACCGCCACGTACTGGATGTCCCACGCCTGGCTCGGCACCCATGTCGAGCCGGGCGTCACCCTGGACGTCGCCGGTGACCGCATCGCGGGGGTCCGCACCGGCGTCGGCACACCGCCGCCCGGCGCCACGGCCCTGCACGGCCTGACCCTCCCCGGGCTGGCCAACACCCACTCGCACGCCTTCCACCGGGCCCTGCGCTCCACCGTCCAGGTGGGCTCCGGCACCTTCTGGACCTGGCGCGAGCTGATGTACCAGGCGGCCTCCCGGCTCACCCCCGACACCTACTTCGACCTCGCCCGCGCCACGTACGCCGAAATGGCCCTGGCCGGCATCACCTCCGTCGGTGAATTCCACTATCTGCATCACGCGCCCGGCGGCACGCCCTACGACAACCCGAACGCGATGGGCGAGGCGCTCATCGCCGCAGCCGCCGAAGCGGGTATCCGCATCACCCTGCTGGACACCGCCTATCTCGCCGCCGGATTCGGCGAGAAGCCCAACCGGCACCAGCTCCGCTTCTCCGACCGCACGGCCGACGCCTGGGCAGAGCGCGCCTCCCTCCTCAAGGGCGACGACCACACGCTGATCGGCGCCGCCATCCATTCCGTACGGGCCGTCCCGGCCGCGCAACTGGCCACCGTCGCGCAATGGGCCGAGGAACGGCGGGCACCGCTCCATGTCCACCTCTCCGAGCAGACCGCGGAGAACGACGCCTGCCGCACCGCGCACGGCCGCACCCCCACCCGGCTCCTCGCCGACCACGGCGTCCTCGGCCCGCGCACCACCGGCATCCACAACACGCACCTCACCGCGGAGGACATCGAACTGATCGGCTCCTCCGCCACCGGCACCTGTATGTGCCCCACCACCGAACGCGACCTCGCCGACGGCATCGGCCCCGCCGCCGCCCTTCAGCGGGCGGGCTCGCCGCTCTCGCTCGGCAGCGACAGCCACGCCGTCATCGACCTCTTCGAAGAGGCCCGCGCGATGGAGCTCAACGAACGCCTGCGCACCCACCGCCGAGGCCACTGGACGGCCGCCGCCCTGCTGCGCGCCGCCTCCGCCGACGGGCACGCCGCACTGGGCCGGCCCGACGCGGGCACCCTGGAACCCGGTGCGCCCGCCGACCTCACCACCGTGGCCCTGGACTCCGTCAGAACAGCGGGTCCGGTGCCCCGGCTGGGAGCCGAAGCGGCTGTATTCGCCGCCTCCGCAGCTGATGTGCGGCACACGGTCGTGGGCGGACGGCACATCGTCCGGGACGGCCTGCACACACGGATCGAGGACGTCCCGGGAGCGCTCGCCGCAGCCGTCGCCGCCCTGCACAGCTGA
- a CDS encoding peptidase, translated as MSNQKRTALALASALAGSVVLMAAPAAHAEVVDVNYQCQTPIGPKGAVSPIDIKGVKSGGGYQLTMSFQKGVSSSPVELGKGAMKPSAVIGLGGAEKGQVQVTGPANAEAIPANTPIRISDLSGTYTPKKSGKVTFTAGVLTIKALGTTTTCTPKNSPGPSLELDVQGSGGSGGSGNTGGSGDSGGNASTSPTGGGELPKTGPLDSAAALGTLGGTVLLTGAAGVLWLTRRGGRAAG; from the coding sequence GTGTCGAACCAGAAGCGGACAGCTCTCGCGCTGGCGTCTGCGCTGGCGGGCTCGGTGGTGCTGATGGCCGCCCCCGCCGCGCACGCCGAGGTCGTGGACGTCAACTACCAGTGCCAGACGCCCATCGGGCCCAAAGGGGCGGTGTCGCCCATCGACATCAAGGGCGTCAAGAGCGGCGGCGGATACCAGCTCACCATGTCCTTCCAGAAGGGGGTGTCCTCCAGCCCGGTCGAACTCGGCAAGGGCGCCATGAAGCCGAGTGCGGTCATCGGGCTCGGTGGCGCCGAGAAGGGGCAGGTCCAGGTCACGGGTCCGGCGAACGCGGAGGCGATCCCGGCCAACACCCCGATCAGGATCAGTGACTTGTCGGGTACGTACACACCGAAGAAGAGCGGCAAGGTCACCTTCACCGCCGGGGTGCTCACCATCAAGGCACTCGGTACGACCACCACCTGTACGCCCAAGAACAGTCCCGGACCGTCGCTGGAACTCGATGTCCAGGGCTCGGGCGGGTCGGGCGGTTCAGGGAATACGGGCGGTTCGGGGGACTCGGGCGGGAACGCGTCGACGTCCCCGACGGGCGGCGGTGAGCTGCCCAAGACCGGTCCGCTCGACTCGGCCGCCGCGCTCGGCACGCTCGGCGGCACCGTGCTGCTGACCGGAGCGGCCGGGGTGCTGTGGCTGACCCGGAGGGGCGGGCGCGCCGCGGGCTGA
- a CDS encoding ATP-binding protein yields MSTTRQHPPGDLGREPDDEGAASSVPAERQWRTLALGQASGIVPMARDFARQALHDWGWLPAAGADRRAAAEDVLLVVSELVTNACLHAEGPEELRIGRMAKVLRVEVVDRGAGQPAPRTPHRAGRPGGHGMFIVQRLCLDWGVQRTPDEPGKIVWAELAAPG; encoded by the coding sequence ATGAGCACCACCCGGCAGCATCCGCCGGGCGACCTCGGCCGCGAGCCGGACGACGAGGGCGCTGCCTCGTCCGTCCCGGCGGAGCGGCAGTGGCGCACGCTCGCACTGGGGCAGGCCAGCGGCATCGTGCCGATGGCCCGCGACTTCGCCCGGCAGGCGCTCCATGACTGGGGCTGGCTCCCGGCGGCCGGTGCCGACCGGCGTGCCGCCGCCGAGGATGTCCTGCTGGTCGTCTCCGAACTGGTCACCAACGCCTGCCTGCACGCGGAGGGCCCCGAGGAGCTCCGTATCGGCCGCATGGCCAAGGTGCTGCGGGTGGAGGTCGTCGACCGCGGCGCCGGACAGCCCGCGCCGCGCACCCCGCACCGGGCGGGCCGGCCCGGCGGACACGGCATGTTCATCGTGCAGCGGCTCTGCCTGGACTGGGGCGTGCAGCGTACGCCCGACGAACCGGGCAAGATCGTCTGGGCGGAGCTGGCCGCCCCCGGGTAG
- a CDS encoding ATP-binding protein — protein MRRRLINSTLAVVLVVIAVFGVSLVIVETRTISAGAQESVDTEALRLISVVESRLLGEERINPRVLAEQVDSSRYALVEIPGRDPIEVGERPSGSVIRSSETGEQGEKVTVEESRSAVTREVGRTLLIIGAVALLAIVSAVLLAVRQANRLASPLTDLAETAERLGSGDPRPRHKRYGVPELDRVADVLDSSAERIARMLTAERRLAADASHQLRTPLTALSMRIEEISVTDDPDTVKEEANIALTQVERLTDVVERLLTNSRDPRTGSAVVFDLDEVVKQQIEEWRPAYRSAGRAIVCSGKHGMRAVGTPGAVAQVLAALIENSLMHGGGTVALRTRVTGNQAVIEVTDEGPGVPADLGARIFERTISGRNSTGIGLAVARDLAEADGGRLELLQQQPAVFALFLSRVALNRKDPDRPVR, from the coding sequence ATGCGCCGTCGACTGATCAATTCCACGCTCGCCGTGGTGCTCGTCGTGATCGCCGTCTTCGGCGTCTCCCTGGTCATCGTGGAGACCCGCACCATCAGCGCGGGCGCCCAGGAGAGTGTGGACACCGAGGCACTGCGGCTGATCAGCGTCGTCGAGAGCCGGCTGCTGGGCGAGGAGCGGATCAACCCCCGGGTGCTGGCCGAGCAGGTCGACTCCAGCCGCTACGCGCTGGTCGAGATCCCCGGCCGCGACCCCATCGAGGTCGGGGAGCGCCCCAGCGGGAGCGTCATCCGCAGCTCGGAGACGGGCGAGCAGGGCGAGAAGGTCACCGTCGAGGAGTCCCGCTCGGCCGTCACCCGTGAGGTCGGCCGGACCCTGCTGATCATCGGCGCGGTGGCGCTGCTCGCGATCGTCTCCGCGGTGCTCCTCGCCGTACGCCAGGCCAACAGGCTGGCCTCGCCCCTCACCGACCTCGCCGAGACCGCCGAACGCCTCGGCTCGGGCGACCCGCGCCCCCGCCACAAGCGCTACGGGGTGCCGGAGCTGGACCGGGTCGCCGATGTGCTGGACTCCTCGGCCGAGCGGATCGCCCGGATGCTGACGGCCGAGCGGCGGCTCGCCGCCGACGCCTCGCACCAGCTGCGCACCCCTCTCACCGCGCTCTCCATGAGGATCGAGGAGATCTCCGTCACCGACGACCCGGACACGGTGAAGGAGGAGGCGAACATCGCCCTCACCCAGGTCGAGCGGCTCACCGACGTGGTGGAGCGGCTGCTGACCAACTCCCGGGACCCGCGTACGGGCTCCGCCGTCGTCTTCGATCTGGACGAGGTCGTCAAGCAGCAGATCGAGGAGTGGCGCCCGGCCTACCGCAGCGCGGGCCGTGCCATCGTCTGCTCGGGCAAGCACGGGATGCGGGCCGTCGGCACCCCCGGCGCGGTCGCCCAGGTCCTGGCGGCGCTGATCGAGAACTCCCTGATGCACGGTGGCGGCACCGTCGCCCTGCGGACCCGGGTCACCGGCAACCAGGCGGTCATCGAGGTGACGGACGAGGGCCCCGGCGTCCCCGCCGACCTCGGGGCACGGATCTTCGAGCGCACCATCAGCGGCCGCAACTCCACGGGGATCGGCCTGGCCGTCGCCAGGGATCTCGCGGAGGCGGACGGCGGGCGGCTCGAACTGCTCCAGCAGCAGCCGGCGGTCTTCGCGCTCTTCCTCAGCCGGGTCGCGCTGAATCGCAAGGACCCGGACCGCCCGGTCCGCTGA
- a CDS encoding peptide MFS transporter: MASSLTKDSASTAGGKTFFGHPRGLATLFMTEMWERFSFYGMRALLPLYLVSSSGLDMNAATATAIYSIYMAMVYLLAMPGGWFGDRVWGPRKTVTISASVIMLGHLTLALPGTGTFFAGLGLVALGSGLLKANISTMVGHLYSGPDDPRRDGGFTVFYMGINLGAFAAPLIIGTIGEQVNWHLGFAIAALGMALGLAQFLIGTRHLDARSSVVPKPLSDQERRSTLRKGLLWLIAAAVFYGVLVATDVYTLNWALVPITIAGLVIPVAVLVRIKRDKDLSATEQSKMSGYIWFFVAAAVFWMIYDQGGSTLSLFGESSTKNSLFGLDFPTSWYQSVNPVFIMALAPVVAWIWLALNRRGKEPSTVVKFGSGLFLVGVSFLVFMMPLTLTSDGDKVSPMWLVSIYFLQTVGELCLSPVGLSVTTKMAPAKYGSQMMGVWFLAVTAGDCTTSLLSLAGVDLNRTGMVGLEAALAILAGFAIWMYRKKVTALMGDVR; encoded by the coding sequence ATGGCGTCCAGCCTGACGAAGGATTCGGCCAGCACTGCCGGCGGAAAGACCTTCTTCGGCCACCCCCGCGGCCTGGCCACTCTCTTCATGACCGAGATGTGGGAGCGCTTCAGCTTCTACGGCATGCGGGCCCTGCTCCCGCTCTACCTCGTCTCCAGCTCCGGGCTGGACATGAACGCGGCCACGGCCACCGCGATCTACTCCATCTACATGGCGATGGTCTATCTGCTCGCCATGCCCGGCGGCTGGTTCGGCGACCGTGTCTGGGGGCCGCGCAAGACGGTCACCATCTCGGCCTCGGTCATCATGCTCGGCCATCTGACGCTGGCCCTGCCCGGCACCGGGACCTTCTTCGCCGGTCTGGGACTGGTCGCGCTCGGTTCCGGGCTGCTGAAGGCCAACATCTCGACGATGGTCGGCCACCTCTACTCCGGCCCGGACGACCCGCGCCGCGACGGCGGCTTCACCGTCTTCTACATGGGCATCAACCTCGGTGCCTTCGCCGCCCCGCTGATCATCGGCACGATCGGCGAGCAGGTGAACTGGCACCTCGGTTTCGCCATCGCCGCGCTCGGCATGGCGCTGGGCCTGGCCCAGTTCCTCATCGGTACGCGGCACCTGGACGCACGTTCCAGCGTCGTCCCGAAGCCGCTGTCGGACCAGGAGCGCCGCTCCACCCTGCGCAAGGGTCTGCTGTGGCTGATCGCCGCCGCCGTCTTCTACGGCGTCCTGGTGGCCACGGATGTCTACACGCTGAACTGGGCGCTCGTCCCGATCACCATCGCCGGTCTGGTCATTCCGGTCGCCGTGCTGGTGCGGATCAAGCGGGACAAGGACCTCTCCGCCACCGAGCAGTCGAAGATGTCCGGATACATCTGGTTCTTCGTGGCGGCGGCCGTCTTCTGGATGATCTACGACCAGGGCGGCTCGACGCTGTCGCTGTTCGGCGAGTCCTCGACCAAGAACAGCCTGTTCGGCCTGGACTTCCCGACCTCCTGGTACCAGTCGGTCAACCCGGTCTTCATCATGGCGCTGGCTCCGGTCGTGGCCTGGATCTGGCTGGCGCTCAACCGGCGCGGCAAGGAGCCGAGCACGGTCGTCAAGTTCGGCTCGGGCCTGTTCCTGGTCGGTGTGTCGTTCCTCGTCTTCATGATGCCGCTGACGCTGACCTCGGACGGCGACAAGGTCAGCCCGATGTGGCTGGTCTCGATCTACTTCCTCCAGACCGTCGGTGAGCTGTGCCTCTCCCCGGTCGGCCTCTCGGTCACCACGAAGATGGCTCCGGCGAAGTACGGCAGCCAGATGATGGGTGTCTGGTTCCTGGCCGTCACCGCGGGCGACTGCACCACCAGCCTGCTCTCGCTGGCCGGGGTGGATCTGAACAGGACCGGGATGGTGGGGCTGGAAGCGGCGCTCGCGATCCTGGCCGGGTTCGCGATCTGGATGTACCGCAAGAAGGTCACCGCGCTCATGGGCGATGTGCGCTGA
- a CDS encoding STAS domain-containing protein, protein MDRGTVGSANRGRLQVEARTEGRSEIVTPVGELDHHTADLLREPLESAVEQGRARLVVDCSRLEFCDSTGLNVLLGARLKAEAAGGGVHLAGMLPVVARVFEITGAEAVFTVHATLAEALDT, encoded by the coding sequence ATGGACCGCGGGACGGTCGGCAGTGCGAACCGGGGGCGGCTTCAGGTCGAGGCCCGGACCGAGGGGCGCAGCGAGATTGTGACGCCGGTGGGTGAGCTCGATCACCACACCGCCGATCTGCTGCGCGAACCCTTGGAGAGCGCGGTCGAGCAGGGGCGTGCGCGCCTGGTGGTCGACTGCTCGCGCCTCGAATTCTGTGATTCCACCGGGCTCAATGTGCTGCTCGGTGCCCGCCTCAAAGCGGAGGCGGCCGGGGGAGGGGTCCATTTGGCAGGCATGCTGCCCGTCGTGGCGAGGGTCTTCGAGATCACCGGGGCCGAGGCGGTTTTCACCGTCCACGCCACTCTCGCGGAGGCCCTGGACACCTGA
- a CDS encoding RNA polymerase sigma factor SigF, translated as MSPRLDDPRTHNAPSTCPQGPTDSDSPAAAAIPGPRTSTTLSTTPGTTRTADTAAAGIGGEGLEGLPEIPPYAEVGALDARALSKTLFERLESLEEGTHEYAYVRNTLVELNLALVKFAASRFRSRSEPMEDIVQVGTIGLIKAIDRFELSRGVEFPTFAMPTIVGEIKRFFRDTSWSVRVPRRLQELRLDLAKAGDELAQLLDRSPTVSELAECLGITADEVVEGMAASNAYTASSLDAKPEEDEHEGALADRIGYEDHGLEGIEYVESLKPLIAALHPRDRMILSLRFVSNLTQSEIGDELGISQMHVSRLLSRTLVRLRKGLTLEE; from the coding sequence ATGTCACCCCGGCTCGACGATCCGCGTACCCACAACGCGCCGTCGACATGTCCTCAGGGACCGACCGATTCCGACTCCCCTGCCGCGGCCGCCATTCCCGGCCCGCGCACCAGCACCACCCTCAGCACCACCCCAGGCACCACCCGCACCGCGGACACCGCCGCCGCAGGCATCGGCGGCGAGGGGCTCGAAGGACTTCCCGAGATCCCGCCCTACGCGGAAGTCGGGGCACTGGACGCCAGAGCGCTGTCGAAGACGCTCTTCGAACGGCTCGAATCCCTCGAAGAGGGCACCCACGAGTACGCGTACGTCCGCAACACCCTGGTCGAACTCAACCTGGCGCTGGTCAAGTTCGCCGCCTCCCGGTTCCGCTCCCGCAGCGAACCGATGGAGGACATCGTCCAGGTCGGCACCATCGGCCTGATCAAGGCGATAGACCGGTTCGAACTGAGCCGCGGCGTCGAGTTCCCGACGTTCGCGATGCCGACCATCGTCGGTGAGATCAAGCGCTTCTTCCGGGACACCAGTTGGTCCGTCCGCGTACCGCGCCGGCTCCAGGAACTGCGGCTCGACCTGGCCAAGGCGGGCGACGAGCTGGCCCAGCTGCTGGACCGCTCGCCCACCGTCTCCGAGCTGGCCGAGTGCCTCGGCATCACCGCCGACGAGGTCGTCGAGGGCATGGCCGCGAGCAACGCGTATACCGCGAGTTCGCTGGACGCCAAGCCCGAGGAGGACGAGCACGAGGGCGCCCTCGCGGACCGCATCGGCTACGAGGACCACGGGCTCGAAGGCATCGAGTACGTCGAGTCCCTGAAGCCGCTCATCGCCGCGCTGCACCCGAGGGACCGCATGATCCTCTCGCTCCGGTTCGTCTCCAATCTGACCCAGTCGGAGATCGGCGACGAGCTGGGCATCTCACAGATGCATGTGTCCAGGCTGCTCTCCCGGACCCTGGTCAGACTCCGGAAGGGCCTGACCCTGGAGGAGTGA
- a CDS encoding response regulator transcription factor, with translation MTRVLLAEDDASISEPLARALRREGYEVEVRQDGPTALDAGLQGGVDLVVLDLGLPGMDGLEVARRLRADGHTVPILVLTARADEVDTVVGLDAGADDYVTKPFRLAELLARVRALLRRGATEPVPQPATHGVRIDVESHRAWMGEEELQLTAKEFDLLRVLVRDAGRVVTRDQLMREVWDTTWWSSTKTLDMHISWLRKKLGDDAANPRYIATVRGVGFRFEKS, from the coding sequence ATGACCCGTGTACTGCTCGCCGAGGACGACGCATCCATCTCGGAGCCACTGGCCCGCGCACTGCGTCGGGAGGGTTATGAGGTCGAGGTCCGTCAGGACGGTCCGACCGCGCTCGACGCCGGACTCCAGGGCGGTGTCGACCTGGTCGTCCTCGACCTGGGCCTGCCCGGGATGGACGGCCTCGAAGTCGCCCGCAGGCTCCGTGCCGACGGTCACACCGTGCCGATCCTGGTGCTGACCGCCCGCGCCGACGAGGTCGACACGGTGGTCGGCCTGGACGCCGGGGCCGACGACTACGTCACCAAGCCGTTCCGCCTCGCCGAGCTCCTGGCCCGGGTCCGCGCCCTGCTGCGCCGCGGCGCCACCGAGCCCGTCCCGCAGCCCGCCACCCACGGGGTCAGGATCGACGTCGAGTCCCACCGGGCCTGGATGGGCGAGGAGGAGCTCCAGCTCACCGCGAAGGAGTTCGACCTGCTGCGGGTCCTGGTCCGGGACGCCGGCCGGGTCGTCACCCGCGACCAGCTGATGCGCGAGGTCTGGGACACCACATGGTGGTCCTCCACCAAGACGCTCGACATGCACATCTCCTGGCTCCGCAAGAAGCTCGGGGACGACGCGGCCAACCCGCGCTACATCGCGACCGTCCGCGGCGTCGGCTTCCGGTTCGAGAAGAGCTGA